The genomic segment TGCCCGACACCGCCTTCGTGCGCGGCACCAACCGCTGCATGATGGGGGTGCGCGACTACCCCTCCTGCAACCGGCTCGTCATCCTCTCCGTCATAGACAACCTGGCGAAGGGAGCGAGCACGCAGGCCATCCAGAACATGAACCTGATGCTCGGCTACGGCATGGCCGAGGGGCTGAGCCTTCAGACGCTGGTTCCGTGATGGACGGCGACGTAGAGATCATCTACCGGACCGGGAACCCTGTCGAGCTGGAGACCGCGAAATCCCTTCTGGAAGAGGAGGGTCTGGACGTGGTCGTAAGAGACATGACCATCACCCCCTATCCGGCGGTGGTCGGCATGGGCGTCTACGAACTGGTCGTGCCGGTCGAAGAGGCCGAGGATGCTAGGGAACTGCTGATCCTCGCCGCAGACGACGGACTACTGGAAA from the bacterium genome contains:
- a CDS encoding DUF2007 domain-containing protein, which gives rise to MDGDVEIIYRTGNPVELETAKSLLEEEGLDVVVRDMTITPYPAVVGMGVYELVVPVEEAEDARELLILAADDGLLEKGNII